CAATCTGGGCTGGAACGATATCAAGCTGACCGCCCCGGTGTTCAACGGTGACACGATCTATGCCGAAAGCGAAGTGCTGGAGAAACGCGAATCCTCCTCCCGCCCGACCCAGGGCATCGTCACGATCAGGACAATCGGCAAGAAGGCCGACGGTACGGTCTTCATGTCCTATGTCCGGACCATGCTGATCCCGAAACGCGGCCACGGCATCGACAACTGACAACCCCAGAAGAAACGGAGCGTCCGTCATGCCGGATCCGGCAAGCAGCAGCGAAGAAGAACGGCTGATCCTCGACAGCGTCGGGCAGTTCCTCGAACGCGACGTCAAACCCTATGCCATGCATCTGGAGCATGAGGATATCTGGCCCGAGGAAATCGTCGGCAAGATGGCCGAACTCGGCCTGTTCGGCTCGATCATCCGCGAGGAATATGGCGGGCTCGGCCTGTCCTGCAGCACCTATGCGAAGATCGTCGAGGCGGTCAGCCGGGAATGGATGTCGTTGTCGGGCATCTTCAATTCGCACCTCATCATGGCGTCCTGCGTGCAGCGCAACGGGACCGAGGAACAAAAACGCAAATGGCTGCCGAAATTCGCATCCGGTGAAATCCGCGGCGGGCTCGCGCTGACCGAGCCCAATTGCGGCACCGACCTGCAGGCGATCCGCACCCGCGCCGACCGCGACGGCAACGGTTACCGCATCAACGGCACCAAGACCTGGATTTCCAACGGCATCCACGGCCATTGCTTTGCGGTCATGGTAAAAACCGATCTGAACGCGGAGCCGCGCCACAAGGGCGTCAGCGTCTTCCTGGTCGAAAAGGGCGAAGGGTTCAGACCGTCCCGAAAGCTGGAGAAACTCGGCTACAAGGGGATCGATTCCGCCGAACTGCTGTTCGAGAACTGCCACGTTCCGGCGGAGAACCTGATCGGCGGCGTCGAAGGCCAGGGCTTCCGGCATATCATGGGCGGGCTGGAACTGGGCCGGATCAACGTCGCCGCGCGCGGCGTCGGCGTTTCGCAGGCCGCACTGGACGAATCCGTGAAATATTCCCAGCAGCGCGAAACCTTCGGCAAGCCCATCGCCGAACACCAGGCCATCCAGCTCATGCTCGCGGATATGGTGACCCGGACCGAGGCCGCGCGGCTGCTGGTCTACCGGGCCGCCGACGCCTTCGACCGCGGCGAACGCTGCGACATGGAGGCCGGCATGGCCAAGCTGTTCGCCACCGAAGCCGCCGTCACCAATTCGATGGATGCGCTGCGGGTCCATGGCGGCTACGGCTATTCCAAGGAATTTCCCGTCGAACGCTATTACCGGGATGCCCCGCTGCTGACCATCGGCGAAGGCACCAACGAGTTGCAG
This window of the Alphaproteobacteria bacterium genome carries:
- a CDS encoding acyl-CoA dehydrogenase family protein, whose amino-acid sequence is MPDPASSSEEERLILDSVGQFLERDVKPYAMHLEHEDIWPEEIVGKMAELGLFGSIIREEYGGLGLSCSTYAKIVEAVSREWMSLSGIFNSHLIMASCVQRNGTEEQKRKWLPKFASGEIRGGLALTEPNCGTDLQAIRTRADRDGNGYRINGTKTWISNGIHGHCFAVMVKTDLNAEPRHKGVSVFLVEKGEGFRPSRKLEKLGYKGIDSAELLFENCHVPAENLIGGVEGQGFRHIMGGLELGRINVAARGVGVSQAALDESVKYSQQRETFGKPIAEHQAIQLMLADMVTRTEAARLLVYRAADAFDRGERCDMEAGMAKLFATEAAVTNSMDALRVHGGYGYSKEFPVERYYRDAPLLTIGEGTNELQRIIIARQLIARNPI